CTCGGCTTCCGGTCATGGCCTCGGTGACGTTTATCCAGGCCGGCAGCAACAGAGGCGTGACCGGCCAGACCGTCGAGGCATTCTGGAATTCCATCTCCCATGTGCCCCTCCTTAGTGTCGGAATGAATTGCGCGCTGGGACCGAAGGAAATGCGGCCGCTGATCGAGGAACTTGCCGGCCTGGCGCCGATCTACATCAGCTCGCACCCGAACGCGGGATTGCCCAACCCGCTGTTGCCGACGGGATTTCCGGAGACGCCGGAGACGCTGGCGCCGCAGTTGGAGGAGTGGGCGCGCAACGGCTGGCTGAACATCGTCGGCGGCTGTTGCGGGACGACCCCCGACCATATTCGGGCCATCGCGGAACGGGTGAAGACCCTGCCCCCACGCAAGCCGCATCCGGTCGAGCGACACCTCCGGTTGAGCGGCTTGGAAGCCGTGACGGTCAGGCCCGATTCCAACTTCGTCAACATCGGCGAGCGGACGAACGTGACCGGATCGCCCAAGTTCGCCCAGTTGATCCTGGGCGGCCGTTATGAAGAAGCGCTGAGCGTGGCGCGCCAGCAGGTGGAAGGCGGGGCGCAGATCGTCGATGTGAACATGGACGAAGGCCTGCTGGATTCCGAAGCCGCGATGGAGAAATTCCTGCGGCTGATCGCCTCGGAGCCGGAGATCGCCAAGGTCCCGATCATGGTCGACAGTTCCCGGTGGGAGGTGATCGAGACCGGGCTCAAGAACATCCAGGGAAAGGGCATCGTCAACTCCATCAGCCTCAAGGAGGGGGAAGAGGTCTTCCGCCGCCACGCCAGGCTGATCCGCCGGTACGGGGCGGCGATGGTGGTGATGGCGTTCGACGAGACCGGGCAGGCCGACACGTTCGAGCGCAAGATCGCGATCTGCGAGCGGGCCTACCGGATTCTCACCGAGCGCGAGGGGGTGCCGCCCGAGGACATTATTTTCGACCCCAATATCCTGACCGTCGCCACCGGCATGGAGGAGCACAACCACTATGCCGTGAACTTCATCGAGGCCACGCGCTGGATCAAATCCCACCTGCCGTACTGCAAGGTGAGCGGCGGCATCAGCAACATCTCCTTCTCCTTCCGCGGCAACAACCTGGTCCGGGAGGCGATGCACGCGGCCTTCCTCTACCATGCGATCAAGGCCGGCCTGGACATGGGGATCGTGAACGCCGGGCAATTGGCCGTCTATGAGGAGATTCCCAAGGATCTGCTGGAACTCGTGGAGGATGTCCTGCTTGATCGCCGTCCGGACGCCACAGAACGGCTGGTTTCGTTCGCCGAAACCGTCAAGCAGAAGGAGAAGGGTTCAGCCAAGGACGAGACCTGGCGCCGCGCGCCGGTCGAGGAACGGCTGTCCCATTCCTTGGTCAAGGGCATCACGGATTACATCGAGCAGGATGTCGAGGAAGCCCGCGCGAAGTTCGGCAAGCCGCTTCGGGTGATCGAAGGTCCCTTGATGGACGGGATGAACGTCGTCGGCGATCTCTTCGGAGCCGGCAAGATGTTCCTGCCCCAGGTGGTCAAGAGCGCCCGGGTCATGAAGAAAGCGGTGGCCTATCTACTGCCCTATATGGAAGCGGAGAAACAGGCGGGAGGCGGGCGGTCGCAGGGAACCGTCCTGCTCGCGACCGTCAAGGGCGACGTGCACGACATCGGCAAGAACATCGTGGGGGTCGTGCTCGGCTGCAACAACTATACGGTCATCGACCTGGGAGTCATGGTGCCCTGTGAAAAGATCCTGGCGACGGCCAAGGCCGAGCAGGTCGATCTGGTCGGGCTGAGCGGGCTCATCACCCCGTCGCTCGAGGAAATGGCGCATGTCGCCAGGGAGATGAACCGCGAAGGGTTCAAGATTCCGCTGTTGATCGGCGGGGCCACGACCAGCAAGGCCCACACGGCCGTCAAGATCGCGCCGGCCTATGCGGAGCCGGTGGTGCATGTGCTGGATGCCTCCCGGGCGGTCGGGGTATTGGGGCAACTGATGAGTCCCGCCGATCGCGCAGGGTTCACCGCACAGAACCGGCGGGACCAGGAGCAGATCCGGCAGGCCCACCAAGATCGAGGGCCGAAGCATCTGGCGCCGATTGCGGAGGCGCGGGCCAGGAAATTTGCGACCGACTGGGCTTCCATCGATGTGCCGGTTCCGGAACGGTGCGGAGTCCAAGTGATCGAAGATCAGCCGCTGGAGGCGCTCATCGATTACATCGACTGGACGCCCTTCTTCCATACCTGGGAGCTGCGCGGCCGCTATCCCACGATCTTTCAGGATGCCACGGTCGGGCCCAAGGCCAAGGAACTGTTCGACGACGCGCAACGGTTGTTGAACGAGATCGTCTCCAAGCGACTCCTGAGCGCGAAGGGGGTCTACGGGCTGTTTCCGGCCAACAGCGTGGGGGATGATATCGAGGTCTATGCCGATGAGACGCGCACCCGACTGCTCACGACTTTCCATTCGCTGCGTCAGCAATCGGAGAAGCCGGCCGATCGGGCCCATCTGGCCCTGGCGGACTTCGTGGCGCCCAAGGATTCCAGTCGGGGCGATTTCATCGGCGCCTTTGCCGTGACGGCCGGGATCGGCATTGAAGCCCTGTGCGAACGGTTCGAACGCGACCATGACGACTACAATTCCATCATGGCCAAGGCGCTGGCCGATCGGCTGGCGGAGGCCTTTGCCGAGTACCTCCATGCGCGCGTCCGCCGGGAATGGGGATACGGCAAGGACGAGCAGTTGAGCAACGAGGACCTGATCCGGGAGCGGTATCGGGGGATCAGGCCGGCGCCAGGGTATCCAGCCTGCCCGGACCATACGGAGAAGCGGTTGATCTTTGATCTGCTCGATGCGGAGAAAAAGGCCTCGATCACCTTGACCGACTCGCTGGCCATGTATCCGGCTGCCTCGGTCAGTGGCTGGTACTTCGCCCATCCGGAAGGCCGATACTTCGGCGTCGGCAAGGTTGGACGGGATCAGGTGGAAGACTATGCGCGCCGAAAGGGGATGACGGTCTCGGAAATTGAACGGTGGCTCGCGCCCAACCTGGGTTATGAGCCGGAGAAAGAGGTCACCCGGTAAGGCATCGTCCGGCCGACAAGGTTCCCCTCGGATGACGCGACTGCCGTCCTCAGTGCTTCCGCCACCCACTTGGCCCGCTCCTCCGCCCATTTGTTGAAGGCGGCCGTGTCCTCGAACACCAGGTCCCACGTCTTAACCGCGTCGAGCAGCAACAGGCGGTGTGGTTGGTTGTGGCCCGGGAAATACACGACCAGGACGGCGGACTTGCCGGTCAAGCTGACATCCACGAAGACGTGCAGCATGGCCGAGGCGGGGATCTCGACTCCCTTGGCGGCAGCTTCAACAATCGGCCGGTAGAGACGCTGCAGAAACGTCAGTGACGCCTCATAGGGTCTTGCTGATTGGAGCAGGTAGGGATTCGGCCGTTCCCCGAAGAGCTGGTCGCAGAAATAAGGCACGGATTCCCAGGAAGGCAGCTCGCCTGCCTCGATCGCGGTCTCGCACACATAGGCCAGCCAATGGCGGGAGTGCTTCATCGTACGGCGTATCTATCCGGCGGTTACCGAAGGTACAGGACGTATAGGGCGTCCATGGGGGCGGGCGGCGTAGGGCGTGGATGGGGTTGGCCGAATCGCATGACCAAAATCTATCGGATGACAGCCGGCTCCGTCAAATAGGGGACTCGTTGAACGTGACCGTCGCCGAACCGGACGCGTCCGGATACTCTTTCTGAATCCGGAGAATGTCTTCCATGGAATTGAAAAAGACGTCCAGCAATTCCGGGTCAAAGTGACCGCCGCGATGTTGTCGCATGAGGTCCACGGCATGGTCGATCGCGAAGGCCGGTTTGTAGACCCGTTGGGTGGTCAAGGCGTCGAACGAATCGGCAATGGCCGCGATTCGGCCTTCGAGCGGGATCGAGGAGCCTTTCAGCCCTCGCGGATAGCCGGTGCCGTCGAACCGCTCGTGATGGGTCCAGGCAATGACCGCGGCGACCTTCAAGAGTTCGGCGTCGGAGCCGCTGAGGATGCGGTAGCCGATTTCGGCATGTTGCGTGATGACGTTGAATTCTTCCGGCGTGAACTTGCCCGGTTTCAGCAGCACATGGTCCGGCGTGCCGATCTTGCCGATGTCGTGCATGGGGCTGGCGGTCCGAATGAGGTCACACTGTTCATCCGGCAGACCGTAGCGGCGCGCGAGCAATTCGCAATAGCGGCTCATGCGCTGGATGTGCTTGGCGGTCGAGCGGTCGCGAAACTCGGCGGCGATGGCCAGTCGTTGGATGGTTTCCTCGCGCGAGAGGCGCAATTCTTTCTCGCTCCGTTCCAGCCATTCCAAGGCCTGTTGCAGCGCGATGGTACGGGTCCGGACCATGTGCTCCAGGTTGGTGCAGTGGGCGCGGTTCTCGACTTCGAGCCGGCGGCGGCGAAGCGCGTTCGAGACATTGATCAAGACCTCGTTGGTCTCGAACGGCTTGATGATGTAGCCGAAGGCCCCCATCTCCAGGGCGGCATTGGCCAGGACCGGACTATCGAGCCCGGTCACCATGATCGCGGCCACGGTCGGATCGTTCTGAAGGATGTGGCGGACGAGGTCCATCCCGGATTCGCCGGGCATGTTCACGTCGCACAGCACGATGGCGACCTCCTGTTCGCCGAGCTTGGCCCGGGCCTCCCGGGCGTCCGCGGCCGTGAGACAGGTATAGCCGTGTCGTTCCAGCAGGGCGGACAGGAGCTTGCGAATCGGCTCCTCGTCATCGACGATCAGAATCGTACGGTTGGTCAGGCTTCGTTGAAGGGTCGTGGCTTCCATGTATTGGCTAGATCCTTTGAGGTGAAGAGGGGTGACGGTCGCGTCTCATCGTGAGATCTGGCTGTGTGCCGGTCGATCGTGTGTGGCTCGGGAGAAAAGCGCGAAAAATGGATGCAGAGTTTGTGCCAATGTAGTCAAAAAATGTTGCTGCGTTGCCTTGCAGGGGAACAGCATCCGCAGCATCCAACACTGGTCCTCTAAGCCCTCTTCAACAAAGGGAACTCTTCGATTGCCAACGAGACCCTCGACCAGTCATAAGCTATCCCATGCCCTATCAATTCGAGTACGAAAATTTGTTTCTGTACACGATCGGTCTCTTCATCGTGCTGTTGCTGTACATCCGTGTACGGGTTGCTCGAAAAACCAAGGCCGATACCGAAGATCAAGCCCCATAGTCCGGTCTCCGTCGACGCTGCTGGTTTGATCTTTCCGCCGCGCTTTTCCTATAATTCGGCGCCCCCGCTTCAATCCTGTAGGGACGGGCCGCAGCATCATCCGGATGGATGAAAGGGATGACCATGACAGAATTGGGTAATAAGACAATGCGCAAGGACGGCCGCCGGCGCGATCAATTGCGCCCGATCAAGGTCACCAGGAACTTCATCAAGTACGCCGAAGGGTCCGTGCTGATGGAGATGGGCGATACGAAAGTGATTTGTACGGCATCCGTCGAAGAAAAGGTGCCCTCGTTCCTGAAAGACAAAGGACAGGGGTGGGTGACGGCGGAGTACGCCATGCTTCCCCGGGCCACCCACGACCGGAGTCCCCGCGAGGCGGTGAAGGGGAAGCAGGGGGGACGGACCTTGGAGATTCAGCGGCTGGTGGGCCGATCCCTCCGGGCGGTTCTGGACATGACCCAATTGGGAGAACGGACCATCTGGATCGACTGCGACGTGATCCAGGCTGACGGCGGAACCAGAACCGCCTCGATCACCGGCGCCTTTATTGCGCTGGCCGATGCCTGCGCCGTGCTGAAGAAGAAGGACCTGATCAAGCAACGTCCCATGCTCGACTACCTGGCCGCCGTGAGCGTGGGCAAGATCGGAGGCCGCGCGATGGTGGACCTGGCCTATGACGAGGATTCCGCCGCGGAAGTCGATTTGAACCTGGTCATGACGGGATCGGGCCGCTTTGTGGAAATCCAGGGAACCGCCGAGCGATATCCCTTCGACCGAAAGGACCTGGATGAGTTCATGAGCCTGGGATGGCAGGCGATTGAGCAGTTGGTGAATCTGCAGAAGAACCTGATCGGCAAGCTTGATTAAGCTTAAGTATCGATTGAAGTATCGATATGGAACTGATTGTTGCCACGAGAAATAAAGACAAATGCAAGGAGCTGCAAGCCCTCCTTCAAGATTTGGGAGTTCGGATCCGGACCATTGGTGATTTTCCAGGTGCGCCGGACGTGGTCGAGGACGGGACCACCTGTGAAGCCAATGCGATCAAGAAGGCGCAATCGGCGGCACGGTTCACAGGGCTGCCGGCGATTGCCGACGACACGGGCCTGGAGGTGGCGGCGCTCGATGGCAGGCCCGGGGTCTATGCAGCAAGGTACGCAGGGGAATCGGCGACCTATGAAGACAATTGGCGGAAGCTGCTTCGCGAGCTGAACGGTGTGCCTGTGTCTCGCCGGCAGGCCCGCTTCGTCACCGCCGCTGCCATTGCCTATCCGGACGGACGGGTCCAGATGGCTCTCGGAACCCTGGACGGAGTGATCACGGAGCAGCCGCGGGGGACGGGGGGGTTCGGGTACGATCCGGTCTTTCTGGTTCCGGAGAAGGAGAAGACCCTGGCCGAAATGACGCCGGAGGAGAAAAACCAAGTCAGCCATCGAGCCCGCGCTTTTCAACGGGCGAAAGAACTGCTACAAGAGGCCAGCCACCTGACAGGTGTCTGACGTGAGCTTTTTCATCCATGAACATCAAGTATTTCCAGGATACTGGCACTCTTCACATCGAATTTCGCGTGGCTGATGTGGCCGAAACCAGGGATCTGGACGAGGACATCCAACTGGATGTTGATAACGATGGGAATATCTGCGCCATCACGATTGAACTGGCTCGAGAACGAGCCGATATTCCGCATTTCTCATTTGAGCAGATTGCGGTTTAGCCCCCATGACAAGGTAGGCTGAAACCCTCCATCGCAGGATAGATTACGTACACGTCGGCAGGAGACGCGAGGCGTCAGGGTCAGCGCTTGATGGGTCTCCTGAGAGAAGGAATTGCTGAAAAAAGTCTCTCGCAGACCTCAGGAAAGCGGGTTGCGAGTCTTGATGCAGCCGCTCGGACCTTGTCAGTCATGTCTCCTTTCTCTCGCGTGAGTGCCTTCCAGGCCAGGGCCAGGTCTCCGGGCCTGTCTTCCGTCAGCACCTCGACCAATTGAGCGGCTTGCGCAAGATCTTTTTGAGCCTTGGTCTGATCGATCACCGCGCGCGATCGCGAGACAAGAATCTTATGGAGGGCATACCGGGCGGGGTGTGGGACATTGACGAGCACCCCGCCTCCGTTGACGATCCCGGCCGGTTGAGATTGCTCCAGGAGGTAGGCAAGAGAGCGGAGCGGTTGCGCCGCCACATTGAAGCGCTTGATGATCACGGGCGTATCGTCGCGGCCCTTGCATTGTGGGGTGACGAAGTCGACGCGAAGCGCGGTTCCACGCACTTTGAAGGATGTGGATGGGTGCTTCCGGTTGAGGGGAGGAACCGGGACAAACCCCATCTCCAGCGTGTGCAAGATCTTGGGAACATCGGCCTGAAGATCAGGCAGGGCGATGTCGATGGCTGAATGTCCGGCGATGTCGATGTCTTGCGTCTTCAGATAGGCGCCGGCCCATCGGACCCCCAGTAGATTTCCCATCACGGCAAACGCATGGGTTCCGATCAACACGCCGCCGAGTTGGAAGATCCCGGCGTCAGCGAAGGCCTTCAGAATGCGTGCCGGCGCCGCATCGGTGGACAACGCGCCGCCGATGCGCAGTTGGGCGGAGAGCCGCTGAATTCGGGCGGCGTCACCTTCGATATCGGCCCGTTCGTGCAAAAAGCGCTCGACGACCCTGTCGAGCGCAGGTGACTTCTTTCCGACGTATGCCTGCCGAGTCCGTCCGCCGGGGTCTGAATATTGGAAGTAGTAGTAGGTCTCCCCTTTGACACGTTTGGTGGTGAAACAGCCTGGAGCGAGACCAAGGGAACGGTGACGTGCCGTTGCCAGGAGTTGCGCCAAGAATTCGGCATAGAGCGTTTGCGTTTCGAGCGGAAGGCGTTGCATGGCGCGGCAGCCGACTCTCCGAGTTATCCGCAGGATACCCTGAAGCTGCGTATAACTCAACAGACCGGAGAGCGACGGATATCCTCATTGCTCGCGTGAGCGATTCAATAAACGACGGACCTGAAACCGTATATCGCTGCCAACAGCGATAACCATTAGCCCGCATTATTCATGACGATTCGTGGCGTTCCACCCGTTGCATGAGAGACGCAACGGGTACCCGGCAGTCGCCAGGCGTTGGACCCATTGCATGTTCGACCCGTTGCATGGAGCAACCCGCAACGGGTCCCCCGGCAATGGGTACCCCCAAGCACAGCCGCGAAGGACCAAGGCGTACTTGAAACAGTACGTCGAGGGGCGCACGGCGCGATGAATAAAGAGCGCCATGTCTGTGCGCGCCGCCGAGTTGGTGAGGCGGCCGGACCTGAGCGGCGAGCACGCCCGCCATACCAAGCTTCGCTTGAGCCGCCGCGTTCGATCACATCGCGGCGGAGAGGTACGTTGCCTTCGACTTCTCATGTAGGCTCTGTCGCAGCGGCGAATCGGGGCGCCCGTTGCTCCTCGGTTGCAATGGGCCAAAGCAGCAGAAGTGCCCATGAATAATGCGGGTTAAGTGAGGGGGCATCGGCGGCTGGTTACGCGGCGCAGAGACCCTATTCTCCGGCTAAGCAGGGCTGAGCGCCAGGATTTTGCTTCGCGCCAAGGCCAAAAGGGTCTGTTGGACCGCTGCTGTGAGGCGCAAGAGCGTGCGGCGGGCATGATGGATGACTGTGCCGACCGTATTGAACACCAGAAACCGCAGCCGCTTCGGCCGGGCGTCGGAGAAATCTCCGGGTAGCGCGAGGCGCTTCAACGCGCTGAGCAGGTTATACGTGAGCACGTTGAGCCGGAACCAGGCGGCATTGGCGCCAAACTTCCCACTGGGCAGGGCCTCTGCCGCCAACTCGTTCTTGAGGACATGATGCACATGCTCCACCGTCCCGGCCTTCTCTCGGTGCCAGCGGATCAGGGAGCGACCGTCGCCCTCCCGGTTGGTCACGATCGCGAAGTGTTTCGCGGTGCTGCCATCCGCGAACAGCTCGCCTTGGCGGTGTCGCACGCGAATCGCCAAGTAGCGCCGCGCGCAAGGCCGACCCTTCCGGTAGTCCTTATCATCGGGGACAGAGGGCACCTCGGCCCACTCGCGGATCATATCCGGCTCGTCGCGGTCTGGTTGCCAGGCGGTCCCCGGCAGCCGCTCGATCTCGGCCCGCAACGGCGGGCTCATGTCCGCGCTGATTGCGTAGCCGATCCCTCGCGCCGGCTCCTCGCACCACGCCAGCACCTCCTGTTCATACAGGGCGCTGTCGCCCCGGACGAAGAGCTGCTCCACGCCGGCTGGCAACGCCGCCACGGCCCGCTCCAGGATGCGCACGTTGCCGCAGCCCGCCGGCACGTTCCCATCCCGGAATTCGTCGTGGACGACCAGGTCCTGCTCGGCCCAGACGACCACGACGGGTTGATAGCCCGACGTGTGTCAGCGGTCATCCAATAATCCCCAGGTGTGGTCATTGAATTTTCCCCACCCTCCTAACTGAAGGAGGAGGGAGATGGGACTTGACGAGACGGGAGCGTCGGCGATCATGCGTGCCCAGGGGGACCAATCTGGGGAGGCATGCATGGTGGATCAGGAGCGATGGGCGGAGATTCGACGGTTGTTTCACGAGGAGCGGGTGTCCATTTCAGCGATTGGGCGGCGGTTGGATCTGGATCGCAAGACGGTCCGGCGCAGTCTGCGGCAGACGACGTGGCACCCCTATCGCCGGGCAGCGGTGGCGGAGACGCTGCTCACCGCCCA
The DNA window shown above is from Nitrospira tepida and carries:
- the metH gene encoding methionine synthase, translated to MTHPIEQLLRERILILDGAMGTMIQRYKLDEAAFRGERFQDWPKDLKGNNDLLNVTRPAVIEEIHRQYLDAGADIIETNTFNSQAISLADYGLESLAYELSKVGAECARRAVEAVRQTQPSRICFVAGAIGPTTKTSSISTDVNNPGARGATFDELVGAYYDHVRGLVDGGVDLLLVETIFDTLNAKAAFFAIEQLFEERRSRLPVMASVTFIQAGSNRGVTGQTVEAFWNSISHVPLLSVGMNCALGPKEMRPLIEELAGLAPIYISSHPNAGLPNPLLPTGFPETPETLAPQLEEWARNGWLNIVGGCCGTTPDHIRAIAERVKTLPPRKPHPVERHLRLSGLEAVTVRPDSNFVNIGERTNVTGSPKFAQLILGGRYEEALSVARQQVEGGAQIVDVNMDEGLLDSEAAMEKFLRLIASEPEIAKVPIMVDSSRWEVIETGLKNIQGKGIVNSISLKEGEEVFRRHARLIRRYGAAMVVMAFDETGQADTFERKIAICERAYRILTEREGVPPEDIIFDPNILTVATGMEEHNHYAVNFIEATRWIKSHLPYCKVSGGISNISFSFRGNNLVREAMHAAFLYHAIKAGLDMGIVNAGQLAVYEEIPKDLLELVEDVLLDRRPDATERLVSFAETVKQKEKGSAKDETWRRAPVEERLSHSLVKGITDYIEQDVEEARAKFGKPLRVIEGPLMDGMNVVGDLFGAGKMFLPQVVKSARVMKKAVAYLLPYMEAEKQAGGGRSQGTVLLATVKGDVHDIGKNIVGVVLGCNNYTVIDLGVMVPCEKILATAKAEQVDLVGLSGLITPSLEEMAHVAREMNREGFKIPLLIGGATTSKAHTAVKIAPAYAEPVVHVLDASRAVGVLGQLMSPADRAGFTAQNRRDQEQIRQAHQDRGPKHLAPIAEARARKFATDWASIDVPVPERCGVQVIEDQPLEALIDYIDWTPFFHTWELRGRYPTIFQDATVGPKAKELFDDAQRLLNEIVSKRLLSAKGVYGLFPANSVGDDIEVYADETRTRLLTTFHSLRQQSEKPADRAHLALADFVAPKDSSRGDFIGAFAVTAGIGIEALCERFERDHDDYNSIMAKALADRLAEAFAEYLHARVRREWGYGKDEQLSNEDLIRERYRGIRPAPGYPACPDHTEKRLIFDLLDAEKKASITLTDSLAMYPAASVSGWYFAHPEGRYFGVGKVGRDQVEDYARRKGMTVSEIERWLAPNLGYEPEKEVTR
- a CDS encoding response regulator, which encodes MEATTLQRSLTNRTILIVDDEEPIRKLLSALLERHGYTCLTAADAREARAKLGEQEVAIVLCDVNMPGESGMDLVRHILQNDPTVAAIMVTGLDSPVLANAALEMGAFGYIIKPFETNEVLINVSNALRRRRLEVENRAHCTNLEHMVRTRTIALQQALEWLERSEKELRLSREETIQRLAIAAEFRDRSTAKHIQRMSRYCELLARRYGLPDEQCDLIRTASPMHDIGKIGTPDHVLLKPGKFTPEEFNVITQHAEIGYRILSGSDAELLKVAAVIAWTHHERFDGTGYPRGLKGSSIPLEGRIAAIADSFDALTTQRVYKPAFAIDHAVDLMRQHRGGHFDPELLDVFFNSMEDILRIQKEYPDASGSATVTFNESPI
- the rph gene encoding ribonuclease PH, which codes for MTMTELGNKTMRKDGRRRDQLRPIKVTRNFIKYAEGSVLMEMGDTKVICTASVEEKVPSFLKDKGQGWVTAEYAMLPRATHDRSPREAVKGKQGGRTLEIQRLVGRSLRAVLDMTQLGERTIWIDCDVIQADGGTRTASITGAFIALADACAVLKKKDLIKQRPMLDYLAAVSVGKIGGRAMVDLAYDEDSAAEVDLNLVMTGSGRFVEIQGTAERYPFDRKDLDEFMSLGWQAIEQLVNLQKNLIGKLD
- a CDS encoding XTP/dITP diphosphatase, whose product is MELIVATRNKDKCKELQALLQDLGVRIRTIGDFPGAPDVVEDGTTCEANAIKKAQSAARFTGLPAIADDTGLEVAALDGRPGVYAARYAGESATYEDNWRKLLRELNGVPVSRRQARFVTAAAIAYPDGRVQMALGTLDGVITEQPRGTGGFGYDPVFLVPEKEKTLAEMTPEEKNQVSHRARAFQRAKELLQEASHLTGV
- a CDS encoding DUF2283 domain-containing protein, with the translated sequence MNIKYFQDTGTLHIEFRVADVAETRDLDEDIQLDVDNDGNICAITIELARERADIPHFSFEQIAV
- a CDS encoding GSU2403 family nucleotidyltransferase fold protein, which codes for MQRLPLETQTLYAEFLAQLLATARHRSLGLAPGCFTTKRVKGETYYYFQYSDPGGRTRQAYVGKKSPALDRVVERFLHERADIEGDAARIQRLSAQLRIGGALSTDAAPARILKAFADAGIFQLGGVLIGTHAFAVMGNLLGVRWAGAYLKTQDIDIAGHSAIDIALPDLQADVPKILHTLEMGFVPVPPLNRKHPSTSFKVRGTALRVDFVTPQCKGRDDTPVIIKRFNVAAQPLRSLAYLLEQSQPAGIVNGGGVLVNVPHPARYALHKILVSRSRAVIDQTKAQKDLAQAAQLVEVLTEDRPGDLALAWKALTREKGDMTDKVRAAASRLATRFPEVCERLFSAIPSLRRPIKR